Proteins co-encoded in one Novosphingobium sp. PP1Y genomic window:
- a CDS encoding citrate synthase, with translation MGDQAKLSAGGADYDYPVLKGSVGPDVVDIRKLYGQTGMFTFDPGFTSTASCESALTYIDGDEGVLLHRGYPIGQLAENSSFMEVSYLLLNGELPSKEELDKFEFTISRHTMLHEQLATFYRGFRRDAHPMAIMCGVVGALSAFYHDSTDISDPEHRKISSHRLIAKMPTIAAMAYKYSIGQPFLYPDNNLSYTGNFLRMTFGVPAEEYEVIPAVEKAMDRIFILHADHEQNASTSTVRLAGSSGANPFACIAAGIACLWGPAHGGANEAALNMLKEIGTPDKIPHYIERAKDKNDPFRLMGFGHRVYKNYDPRATVMQSTVREVFEALKVDDPLFETALRLEEIALNDPYFVEKKLFPNVDFYSGIILSAIGFPTTMFTVLFALARTVGWVAQWNEMISDPGQKIGRPRQLYTGPTQRDYVPLSQR, from the coding sequence GTGGGTGATCAGGCTAAACTGTCCGCAGGTGGAGCGGACTACGACTACCCTGTCCTGAAAGGTAGCGTCGGCCCCGATGTCGTCGATATCCGTAAGCTCTACGGCCAGACCGGGATGTTCACGTTCGACCCGGGCTTCACTTCGACTGCCAGCTGCGAAAGCGCGCTGACCTACATCGACGGCGATGAGGGCGTCCTGCTGCACCGCGGCTATCCGATCGGTCAGCTGGCTGAAAATTCGTCGTTCATGGAAGTCAGCTACCTGCTGCTCAACGGCGAACTGCCGAGCAAGGAAGAGCTCGATAAGTTCGAGTTCACCATCAGCCGCCACACCATGCTGCACGAGCAGCTCGCCACGTTCTATCGCGGGTTCCGCCGTGACGCGCACCCGATGGCGATCATGTGCGGCGTGGTCGGCGCGCTCTCGGCGTTCTACCACGATTCGACCGACATCTCGGATCCCGAGCACCGCAAGATCAGCTCGCACCGCCTGATCGCCAAGATGCCGACGATTGCGGCCATGGCCTACAAGTACTCGATCGGTCAGCCGTTCCTCTACCCGGACAACAACCTGTCCTACACCGGCAACTTCCTGCGCATGACCTTCGGCGTGCCCGCGGAAGAGTATGAAGTGATCCCGGCCGTCGAGAAGGCCATGGACCGCATCTTCATCCTCCACGCCGACCATGAGCAAAACGCCTCGACCTCGACCGTGCGCCTCGCCGGTTCGTCGGGCGCCAACCCGTTCGCCTGCATCGCGGCCGGCATTGCCTGCCTCTGGGGCCCGGCACACGGCGGCGCGAACGAAGCCGCTCTCAACATGCTCAAGGAAATCGGTACGCCGGACAAGATTCCGCACTACATCGAGCGTGCGAAGGACAAGAACGACCCGTTCCGCCTGATGGGCTTCGGCCACCGCGTCTACAAGAACTACGACCCGCGTGCGACGGTCATGCAGTCCACCGTTCGCGAGGTGTTCGAGGCGCTCAAGGTCGACGATCCGTTGTTCGAGACCGCCCTGCGCCTCGAGGAAATCGCTCTCAACGATCCGTACTTCGTCGAGAAGAAGCTCTTCCCGAACGTCGACTTCTACTCGGGCATCATCCTTTCGGCGATCGGCTTCCCGACCACGATGTTCACCGTGCTCTTCGCTCTCGCCCGCACCGTGGGCTGGGTCGCGCAGTGGAACGAAATGATCTCGGATCCCGGCCAGAAGATCGGCCGTCCGCGCCAGCTCTACACCGGCCCGACGCAGCGCGACTACGTGCCGCTTTCGCAGCGCTGA
- a CDS encoding sensor histidine kinase KdpD, translating to MQAGGTILARAVSDPEDRLLTAEEPLAGLQLRCGGDLPGTIAVPELLELVRKARRYRFRLARAISANDGSDTITAWVEVEPREGEAGETPGCDIVVRNWQSSPLPSEEISFAERRRMMTDRHLAELTAQLDGSQRVLTAVTDSPDLAQVAARMEEGIGRLWTDFLPPENVTHQQPLHWRLLDGTRVSVEGSDRPWRITLIPHIRPGFDPSGFELLLISDEPQAGEVETANPIEPALRRSLVGQDLSPVLRQPISRIIANAETIRSRLAGPIPDAYADYAGEIASAGKLLLDLLEDLADLEVVESENFSTAPDHIDLSEVARQAAGILNVRAREKGIVIDAPQVAESLPAVAEFRRVLQILLNLIGNAIRYSPEKSRIWLRLEPLGSMARVIVADQGPGLSDEQQARVFEKFERLGRSGDGGSGLGLYISRSLARAMGGELSVESAPGQGARFILDVPADPEA from the coding sequence ATGCAGGCAGGCGGAACCATTCTCGCCCGGGCGGTCAGCGATCCCGAGGACAGGCTGTTGACGGCCGAAGAGCCGCTAGCCGGACTGCAATTGCGTTGCGGCGGAGATCTCCCGGGAACCATTGCGGTTCCGGAGCTGCTCGAGCTCGTGCGCAAGGCGCGCCGCTATCGCTTTCGACTTGCGCGGGCCATATCGGCCAACGATGGCAGCGATACGATTACGGCCTGGGTCGAGGTCGAACCGCGCGAGGGCGAGGCGGGCGAGACGCCCGGCTGCGACATCGTCGTGCGAAACTGGCAATCCTCGCCGCTGCCCTCTGAGGAGATCAGTTTCGCCGAACGCCGGCGGATGATGACCGACCGGCACCTGGCCGAGCTGACGGCACAGCTCGATGGTTCGCAGCGCGTCCTCACCGCAGTGACGGACAGTCCCGACCTCGCGCAAGTGGCTGCACGGATGGAAGAGGGGATCGGTCGGCTCTGGACCGATTTTCTCCCGCCCGAGAATGTGACACACCAGCAGCCGCTGCACTGGCGCCTGCTCGATGGTACGCGCGTGAGCGTGGAAGGTTCGGACCGGCCCTGGCGGATCACCCTGATCCCGCATATCCGGCCGGGTTTCGATCCCTCCGGTTTCGAACTCCTGCTGATCTCCGACGAGCCGCAGGCCGGTGAAGTCGAGACTGCGAACCCGATCGAACCTGCCTTGCGGCGCAGTCTCGTCGGGCAGGATCTCTCACCGGTCCTGCGTCAGCCGATTTCGCGCATCATCGCCAATGCCGAGACGATCCGCTCACGGCTCGCCGGTCCGATTCCCGATGCCTATGCGGACTATGCAGGCGAAATCGCCAGTGCGGGCAAGCTGCTGCTGGACCTGCTTGAGGATCTGGCCGACCTCGAAGTCGTGGAATCGGAGAACTTCTCCACGGCGCCCGATCACATCGACTTATCGGAAGTCGCGCGGCAGGCTGCCGGAATTCTCAACGTCCGCGCGCGGGAAAAGGGCATCGTCATCGATGCGCCGCAAGTGGCTGAAAGCCTCCCCGCCGTGGCCGAATTCCGCCGCGTGCTGCAGATCCTGCTGAACCTGATCGGCAATGCCATTCGATATTCGCCGGAAAAGTCACGCATCTGGTTGAGACTCGAGCCCCTCGGGTCGATGGCTCGCGTCATCGTTGCCGACCAGGGACCGGGCCTGTCTGACGAGCAGCAGGCGCGAGTGTTCGAGAAGTTCGAGCGCCTCGGGCGTAGCGGCGACGGCGGATCGGGGCTTGGCCTCTATATTTCGCGCAGCCTCGCAAGGGCGATGGGCGGCGAACTGTCGGTCGAGAGCGCGCCGGGACAGGGCGCGCGCTTCATCCTCGACGTACCGGCCGACCCTGAAGCCTGA
- a CDS encoding ATPase encodes MAGENRIIAFGAGGNEANADKPEATAPEVTPAETGAEQPRQAQEHWDEAWVGDHEEPEEAASNAWIAPLLAGLATAGWTALFLFARLPQFQPGVTLEAIPTLVSEWAVPVLLIGLCWLLALRHSAREGKRFGDIAQSLSRESARLEERLTTVNRELSLAREFLASQSRDLESLGRIAAERISENAGRLEELIRDNGTRVDSISSVSHAALENMEKLRSQLPVIASSAKDVTNNIGNAGRAAHVQLEDMITGFNRLNEFGTASERQVEALRSAVETTLGEFAAQCEKLEDLTEKRFAALTEKSEEFRTELDKHEIEALAAVRTRAAALSEEIANTRSQLDTHEAESLTSLRARLKALRDESDVVSRALRNAETKAVERLQSSLAELQSEQAGVSDAIAQSQRKALEGLTERLAGIENEAMRLDQKFAERSARLAGEAAERLERQQQQEHAAIARLRETLGELDSGIAERLENHRIQSENLRETAAAITGQLSGFEARLRAISKDSAQGEEVLSASLTALTERLTSARATLAATDNDVEKLTDDSIRLLELIQASAKQAHNALPEALSITEDRLDRVNQGVAALLESLRQAGDGSEGLANEIDAAGTALHELMASLASAHADINRQGSDHAALLRELRSALDEIEQATAKASDKAGTELRASIEALNATIAESIEAIETKSAAKVASVADQLGKEGAMAIDKAMRSRVAEVSGQLDQAVAHASGATREAAIQLRDQLGKIDELVGNLENRVAHARSRAEEQVDNDFSRRVALITESLNSNSIDIANALSSDVSDTAWAAYLRGDRGIFTRRAVRLLEAGEAKAIQQIFERDDAFREHVSRYIHDFEAILRQILSTRDGNALGVTLLSSDMGKLYVALAQAIERLRN; translated from the coding sequence ATGGCTGGAGAAAACAGGATCATTGCCTTCGGCGCCGGCGGCAACGAGGCAAACGCGGACAAGCCCGAGGCTACCGCGCCCGAGGTTACACCCGCAGAAACGGGTGCCGAGCAGCCCCGCCAGGCGCAGGAGCACTGGGACGAAGCCTGGGTCGGCGATCATGAAGAGCCGGAAGAAGCGGCCTCCAATGCGTGGATCGCTCCGCTCCTGGCCGGTCTGGCAACAGCGGGCTGGACGGCCTTGTTCCTCTTCGCCCGCCTTCCCCAGTTCCAACCCGGCGTTACCCTTGAGGCCATTCCTACATTGGTTAGCGAATGGGCTGTTCCGGTCCTGCTGATCGGGCTTTGCTGGCTGCTCGCGCTTCGCCACAGTGCGCGCGAGGGCAAGCGCTTCGGCGACATCGCGCAGTCTCTGTCACGCGAATCCGCGCGGCTCGAAGAACGCCTGACCACGGTCAATCGCGAACTCAGCCTCGCCCGCGAATTCCTCGCCTCGCAGTCGCGCGACCTGGAAAGCCTCGGCCGCATCGCCGCCGAGCGCATTTCTGAGAACGCCGGGCGTCTCGAGGAACTGATCCGCGACAACGGGACGCGTGTCGATTCCATCAGCTCGGTCAGCCATGCGGCTCTGGAAAACATGGAAAAGCTGCGCAGCCAGCTTCCCGTCATCGCCAGCTCGGCCAAGGACGTCACCAACAACATCGGCAATGCGGGCCGCGCCGCGCATGTCCAGCTTGAGGACATGATAACCGGCTTCAACCGCCTGAACGAATTCGGCACCGCAAGCGAGCGTCAGGTCGAAGCCTTGCGCAGCGCCGTGGAGACGACGCTAGGCGAGTTCGCCGCGCAGTGCGAGAAACTCGAGGATCTGACCGAGAAGCGCTTCGCCGCGCTGACCGAGAAGAGCGAGGAGTTCCGCACCGAACTCGACAAGCACGAGATCGAAGCCCTTGCCGCCGTGCGCACGCGTGCCGCCGCTCTCAGCGAGGAAATCGCCAACACGCGCAGCCAGCTCGACACCCACGAAGCCGAAAGTCTCACGTCGCTGCGTGCCCGCCTCAAGGCCCTGCGCGATGAAAGCGATGTCGTCTCACGCGCCCTGCGCAATGCCGAAACGAAGGCCGTTGAACGGCTGCAATCGTCCCTGGCCGAATTGCAGAGCGAACAGGCGGGCGTCAGCGATGCCATCGCGCAATCGCAGCGCAAGGCACTCGAAGGCCTCACCGAGCGGCTCGCCGGTATCGAGAACGAGGCCATGCGCCTCGACCAGAAGTTCGCGGAGCGCTCCGCCCGTCTCGCCGGTGAAGCGGCCGAACGTCTCGAACGCCAGCAACAACAGGAACACGCCGCGATTGCCCGCCTGCGCGAGACACTGGGCGAGCTGGACAGCGGCATCGCCGAACGCCTAGAGAACCATCGCATCCAGAGCGAGAACCTGCGCGAAACGGCAGCTGCGATCACCGGCCAGCTCTCCGGGTTCGAAGCGCGCCTGCGGGCCATTTCGAAAGACAGCGCACAAGGCGAGGAAGTCCTGAGCGCAAGCCTGACCGCATTGACCGAAAGGTTGACCTCGGCCCGCGCAACCCTGGCGGCAACGGACAACGACGTCGAAAAGCTCACTGACGACAGCATCCGGCTGCTGGAGCTCATCCAGGCGAGCGCCAAGCAGGCGCACAACGCCCTGCCCGAAGCCCTCTCGATTACCGAAGACCGTCTCGACCGCGTCAATCAGGGCGTGGCCGCCCTCCTCGAAAGCCTCAGGCAGGCCGGAGACGGCAGCGAAGGCCTTGCAAACGAGATCGACGCCGCCGGCACGGCGCTGCACGAACTCATGGCCTCGCTCGCCTCGGCCCATGCCGACATCAATCGGCAGGGCAGCGACCACGCCGCCCTGCTGCGCGAGCTGCGTAGCGCTCTAGACGAAATCGAACAGGCAACCGCCAAGGCTTCGGACAAGGCCGGGACCGAGCTGCGCGCCTCCATCGAGGCCCTCAACGCAACGATTGCCGAGAGCATCGAAGCGATAGAGACGAAGAGCGCGGCGAAAGTCGCGAGCGTCGCCGACCAGCTCGGCAAGGAAGGCGCCATGGCCATCGACAAGGCCATGCGTTCGCGCGTCGCCGAAGTCTCCGGACAGCTCGATCAGGCCGTCGCCCATGCCTCGGGAGCGACCCGGGAGGCCGCTATCCAGCTGCGCGACCAGCTTGGCAAGATCGACGAACTGGTCGGCAACCTCGAGAACCGCGTTGCCCATGCCCGCAGCCGGGCCGAAGAGCAGGTCGACAACGACTTCTCGCGGCGCGTCGCCCTTATCACGGAATCGCTCAACTCGAATTCCATCGACATCGCCAACGCTCTGTCATCCGATGTTTCGGACACGGCCTGGGCGGCCTACCTGCGGGGCGATCGCGGCATCTTCACCCGCCGTGCGGTGCGGCTCCTCGAAGCCGGAGAAGCCAAGGCAATCCAGCAGATCTTCGAGCGCGACGATGCCTTCCGCGAGCACGTCAGCCGCTACATCCACGATTTCGAAGCGATCCTGCGCCAGATCCTCTCGACGCGTGACGGCAATGCGCTGGGCGTGACCCTGCTCTCGTCGGACATGGGCAAGCTCTACGTGGCCCTGGCACAGGCCATCGAACGCCTGCGCAACTGA
- a CDS encoding DUF1467 family protein → MQWTSIAAIYSLLWVLSAFLVMPIGLRTPDEVEGHKVEAGHADSAPINFRPGRIALRATVLAAVLMGLFYLNYIYDWIEVEDLNFFGDPPVKDLGY, encoded by the coding sequence ATGCAATGGACATCGATAGCCGCGATCTACAGCCTGCTGTGGGTCCTCAGCGCCTTTCTCGTCATGCCGATCGGCCTGCGCACGCCCGATGAGGTGGAAGGTCACAAGGTCGAGGCCGGTCATGCGGACAGTGCACCGATCAATTTTCGTCCCGGCCGCATCGCCCTGCGTGCGACGGTCCTGGCCGCGGTGCTGATGGGGCTGTTCTACCTCAACTATATCTATGACTGGATCGAGGTCGAGGACCTCAACTTCTTCGGCGATCCGCCGGTCAAGGACCTCGGTTACTGA
- a CDS encoding ribonuclease J, with protein MIPGNELLFCALGGSGEIGMNVNLYGCQGKWLMVDLGMTFGMNEYPGIDLVFADLEFIENERENLLGIVLTHAHEDHIGAVPYFAQELGVPIYATPFTAKLVAAKLEEAGILGDVELIVVEDLERFEIGPFGIRYVPLAHSIAEGNALLIDTPFGRIFHTGDWKLDDAPQIGTPATSEELTKIGDDGVLALVCDSTNVFNPKASGSEGDVFDGLLEEVKRHNGRRVLVTTFASNVARLQTLGEVARRTNRKLCVAGRSLDRIIQTGQACGYLTDLPEIVDPETAMDLPRSDVLIVATGGQGEPRAALARISEGNHPIKLEKGDVVLFSSRQIPGNEIAIGKIQNRLADDGVVIVTDRQSHIHVSGHPGRPELEALYGWIRPDILVPVHGEIRHMREQAKLGLSCGIPKAVFQKNGDLVRLAPGAPGKFGEVRSGRLVLDGDIIAPADGEAIVMRRRIAFNGVVSVAADRKGNVEVAAIGLPLDEDYQAFIEEARSDVAQALAKSKKADHADRVEAARLAARRAATRWSGKRPQVQVLLLEN; from the coding sequence GTGATACCCGGTAACGAATTGTTGTTTTGCGCGCTCGGCGGCTCGGGCGAGATTGGCATGAACGTCAATCTCTACGGCTGCCAGGGCAAGTGGCTGATGGTCGACCTTGGCATGACCTTCGGCATGAACGAGTACCCGGGCATCGATCTCGTCTTCGCCGATCTCGAATTCATCGAGAATGAGCGCGAGAACCTGCTGGGCATTGTCCTGACCCATGCGCATGAAGACCACATTGGTGCCGTTCCCTATTTCGCCCAGGAACTGGGCGTTCCGATCTATGCGACGCCCTTCACGGCAAAGCTGGTCGCGGCCAAGCTTGAAGAGGCCGGTATTCTCGGCGATGTCGAACTCATCGTGGTGGAAGACCTCGAGCGTTTCGAGATCGGGCCTTTCGGCATTCGCTACGTGCCGCTCGCGCACTCGATCGCTGAAGGCAACGCCCTGCTGATCGATACGCCGTTCGGCCGAATTTTCCATACCGGCGACTGGAAGCTGGACGACGCGCCGCAGATCGGCACCCCGGCAACCAGCGAGGAACTGACGAAGATCGGTGACGACGGCGTGCTGGCGCTGGTCTGCGACTCTACCAATGTGTTCAATCCGAAGGCATCGGGTTCGGAAGGCGATGTCTTCGACGGCCTGCTCGAGGAAGTGAAACGTCACAATGGTCGCCGCGTTCTGGTGACCACTTTTGCGTCCAATGTCGCGAGGCTCCAGACGCTAGGCGAAGTGGCGCGCCGCACCAACCGCAAGCTGTGCGTGGCGGGGCGCTCGCTCGATCGTATCATCCAGACCGGCCAGGCTTGCGGATACCTCACGGATCTGCCCGAGATCGTCGATCCGGAAACGGCGATGGACCTGCCGCGCAGTGACGTGCTGATCGTCGCTACCGGTGGGCAGGGTGAACCGCGCGCGGCGCTTGCGCGCATTTCCGAAGGCAATCACCCGATCAAGCTGGAGAAGGGCGATGTCGTCCTCTTCTCCAGTCGCCAGATTCCGGGCAACGAGATCGCCATTGGCAAGATCCAGAATCGTCTCGCGGACGACGGTGTCGTGATTGTCACCGACCGGCAGAGCCATATCCACGTTTCGGGCCATCCCGGGAGGCCGGAACTCGAGGCGCTCTATGGCTGGATCCGGCCCGACATTCTTGTGCCCGTGCACGGAGAAATCCGTCACATGCGTGAGCAGGCGAAGCTGGGCCTGTCATGCGGCATTCCCAAGGCGGTCTTCCAGAAGAACGGCGATCTCGTGCGACTGGCTCCGGGGGCACCGGGCAAGTTCGGCGAAGTCCGCTCGGGCCGGCTCGTACTCGACGGCGATATCATCGCACCTGCCGATGGCGAGGCCATCGTGATGCGCCGGCGCATTGCCTTCAACGGCGTTGTCTCGGTTGCAGCCGACCGCAAGGGGAACGTCGAAGTGGCCGCCATAGGCCTGCCTCTGGACGAGGACTATCAGGCGTTCATCGAAGAGGCGCGCAGCGACGTTGCCCAGGCCCTGGCCAAGTCGAAAAAGGCGGATCACGCCGACCGCGTAGAGGCCGCGCGCCTGGCCGCGCGGCGTGCGGCGACCCGTTGGTCGGGCAAGCGACCGCAGGTCCAGGTCCTGCTTCTCGAGAATTGA
- a CDS encoding type III pantothenate kinase gives MLLAIDAGNTNVVFALFDAGELKGRWRIATDPRRTGDEYAVWLMQLLGIRGIDAKQVDTIIISTVVPRALHNLEILSRHYFNVEPLIAGQGKANYAIEIDVDEPRSLGADRAVNAIAAHAKHGGDLIVVDFGTATTFDIVDFKGAYKGGIIAPGINLSLDALVGNTAKLPRIAIELPKTTSVIGRNTEDQMLIGVFWGYVAMMEGLIARMRAEIGRPAKVIATGGLAVLFDEATEIFDAVDPDLTLDGLAILAERAASK, from the coding sequence ATGCTGCTCGCCATTGATGCTGGCAATACCAATGTCGTTTTCGCGCTGTTCGACGCAGGCGAGTTGAAGGGGCGTTGGCGCATCGCCACTGATCCGCGACGTACAGGCGACGAATATGCCGTCTGGCTGATGCAACTGCTCGGCATTCGCGGGATCGACGCCAAGCAGGTCGACACGATCATCATTTCGACCGTGGTGCCGCGCGCGCTCCACAACCTTGAGATTCTGAGCCGGCACTACTTCAATGTCGAGCCTCTGATCGCGGGTCAGGGCAAGGCCAATTACGCCATTGAAATCGACGTGGACGAGCCGCGCTCGCTTGGCGCCGACCGCGCCGTCAATGCGATTGCCGCCCATGCCAAGCATGGCGGAGACCTGATCGTCGTCGATTTCGGGACGGCGACGACCTTCGACATTGTCGACTTCAAGGGCGCGTACAAGGGCGGGATCATTGCGCCTGGGATCAACCTCTCGCTCGACGCGCTGGTCGGCAATACCGCCAAGCTGCCGCGCATTGCCATCGAGCTTCCCAAGACGACCAGCGTTATCGGCCGCAATACCGAGGACCAGATGTTGATTGGCGTCTTCTGGGGCTACGTCGCCATGATGGAAGGCCTGATCGCGCGGATGCGTGCCGAGATCGGCCGTCCCGCCAAGGTCATCGCGACGGGCGGCCTTGCGGTGCTGTTCGATGAGGCGACCGAGATTTTCGATGCCGTCGATCCGGATCTTACGCTCGACGGCCTTGCCATACTTGCCGAAAGGGCAGCTTCTAAGTGA
- a CDS encoding biotin--[acetyl-CoA-carboxylase] ligase yields the protein MIRTVTQTGSTNADLAARLSGGEYLPEGEWLVADRQTAGKGRLGRAWNDGLGNFMGSTVVRPGQGDPPFASLALLAGLSVHEAIASLLPDPSPLWLKWPNDLLLSGSKVAGILLEMIAGTVIVGIGVNLRVAPHVEGRAVAALCDHGVDISRDDFANVLARAFALELERWRSAGLAPMLRRWQSAAHPKETRLTVLPPGEEAIEGGFAGLTQEGNLLLSLDDGSVRTIHAGDVLLSATSH from the coding sequence TTGATCCGAACCGTCACTCAGACGGGTTCGACCAACGCTGATCTGGCTGCTCGCCTGTCCGGAGGGGAATACCTTCCGGAAGGCGAGTGGCTGGTCGCGGACCGCCAGACGGCAGGGAAGGGCCGCCTGGGCCGCGCCTGGAATGACGGGCTCGGCAATTTCATGGGCTCGACGGTAGTGAGGCCCGGGCAGGGCGATCCGCCGTTCGCCAGTCTTGCGCTTCTGGCCGGTCTTTCGGTCCACGAAGCCATCGCCTCGCTGCTCCCCGATCCTTCGCCCCTATGGCTCAAGTGGCCGAACGATCTCCTGCTGTCCGGCAGCAAGGTCGCGGGCATCCTCCTCGAAATGATCGCCGGGACGGTCATTGTCGGCATCGGCGTGAACCTGCGCGTCGCGCCGCATGTCGAGGGGCGTGCCGTTGCCGCACTTTGCGATCATGGCGTCGATATTTCCCGCGATGATTTCGCGAATGTGCTGGCGCGGGCCTTTGCTCTCGAACTTGAGCGCTGGCGTTCGGCCGGCCTTGCCCCCATGCTTCGTCGCTGGCAGAGTGCCGCACATCCCAAGGAAACACGCCTCACAGTGCTTCCTCCGGGAGAGGAGGCAATCGAAGGCGGGTTTGCCGGGCTGACGCAAGAGGGGAACCTCCTGCTCAGCCTGGATGACGGATCGGTGCGGACGATCCACGCCGGCGACGTGCTTCTTTCCGCAACTTCGCATTGA